AAAAGCTTGCTTTTACCCTATTTTCCGAGATGCAGGAAAATGCGATAACTGAGGACAAGACGCTAGCATTTACCTCACTTCCCCAACCGCAACCGTTAGCGGAAAATTCAGAAAAGCTTGCTTTTACCCCATTTTCCGAGATGCAGGAAAATGCGATAACTCAGGAGCAAACGTTAGCCTTTACCTCGCTCCCCCAACCGCAACAGCTAGGGGAAAATTCAGAGAAGTTGGCTTTTACTCCTTTCTTAGGAATAAAAGAAGTAGAAACGGCTCCGGCAACCCCAGTTTTCCTAAACGCTCAACTGAGTCAAAACGATTCATCGCCATCAGAACCCAGAGTATTAGTAGCAGAAATTGTTGTCAGTGGAGTCGATGGAGACTTAAGAAATCGGGTATTTGATGTGATTAGTACCCAAGCCGGGCGGACGACAACTCGGACTCGACTGCAAGAAGATATTGATGCAATTTTCGCCACGGGATTCTTTTCTAATGTGCGAGCAACGCCAGAAGATACCCCATTAGGTGTGCGTGTCACATTTGAGGTAACACCTAACCCAATTTTACGACAAGTTAATATTAATGCCAATCCAGGAACAGATATTCCTTCCGTTGTTCCCCAAGAAGTAATTGACGAAATTTTTGGCGATCAATATGGCAACATTCTTAATCTGCGCCGCTTTCAAGTCAGTATTCAAGATTTGAATACTTGGTATCAAGAGAATGGGTATATTTTAGCTCAGGTGGTGGATGCGCCAGATGTGAGTGATGAGGGTACGGTTACCCTGATGATTCCCGAAGGGGTGATTGAAGGTATTGATATTGTTTATCTGAATCGAGATGGACAGGATACAGAAGAAGATGGAACCCCTGTTAAGGGGAGAACGCGGGAGTTTATTGTTACTCGACAGCTCAGTTTGCAACCGGGGGATATTTTTAATCGCGATACGATTCAAGGGGATTTACAGCGAGTGTTTGGCTTGGGAATTTTCCAGGATGTAAATGTGACGTTAAATCCAGGGACTGACCCCACAAAAGTGGTAGTAGTACTGAATGTACAGGAACAGAATACGGGTTCGATCGCCGCTGGAGGCGGTATTAGTTCTGCCAGTGGATTATTCGGTTCATTAAGTTATCAAGAAACGAACTTCGGCGGCAATAACCAGACCCTGCGTACAGAAGTGCAGCTTGGAACTCGTGATTTTCTCTTTGATGTCAGCTTCAGCGATCCGTGGATTGGTGGAGATCCTAAACGCACATCTTATACTACGAACGGATTTAGACGGCGTTCAATCTCCCTGGTTTACGATGGTGATGAAGACCCCATTCGCTTAGATAATGGCGATCGCCCCCGCGTGCTGCGTACGGGCGCAGGGATTCGCTTTTCGCGTCCCTTGGGAGAAAATCCCTTAAAACCCGATTGGTTAGCCTCCCTAGGTATACAATACCAGCGAGTTTCGATCCGCGATGCCGATAACGAACTGACGGCTAGAGACGAAGATGGGCAGCGTCTAGCCTTCCATAATACCGGTATTGACGACCTATTCATGCTCCAGTTTGGTATGGTTAGCGATCGCCGCAACAACCCAGCTCAACCCACCACCGGCTCAGTCACCCGTTTTAGTATCGAGCAGTCTATCCCCGTCACAAGCGTCGTCATGAGTCGTCTGCGGGGAAGTTACACCTTCTTTGTCCCAGTCAAATTTACAGATTTCACGGAAGGCCCCCAAGCCCTCGCCTTTCAAATTGAAGGCGGTGCAACCTTTGGAGACCTCCCCCCCTATGAAGCCTTCATTCTGGGCGGTCTAGAGTCTGTCAGAGGCTTTGCAGAAGGGGATGTGGGCAGTGGTCGATACTTCCTCGAAGGAACCGTAGAATATCGCTTCCCTGTAAGCCGACTGTTGGGAGGAGTATTATTTTTGGATGGAGCCACGAATCTCGGATCGGGTAATGCGGTGATTGGTAATCCCTCTGGACGGCGTGGATTGCCCGGTTCAGGAGCATCCGCAGGGATTGGTGTGCGGGTGAATACCCCCCTAGGCCCCATCCGTATTGATTATGGATTTAATACCGATGGCGGGAGTCGAGTCCACTTTGGGATCGGAGAGAAATTTTAATCATGGCGATCGCAACTTCCCTAAACCAACCCTTTACCCAATCGGGTGTCGGTTTGCATAGCGGACTGGAAACCCAAGTCAACGTACTGCCCGCAGAACCCGGAAGCGGACGCTATTTTGTGCGCGTCGATCTGCGAGATCAACCCACAATTCCCGCCAGTATCGAAACCGTCAAATCCACCGTACTATCTACGGAACTAGCGATTGAGGAGACCAGCGTACGAACCGTAGAACACCTGCTCGCCTCCCTCCTCGCCCTCGGAATCACAGATGCCAGAATCGAGATCAATGGCCCTGAAGTGCCCCTACTCGACGGTTCAGCCGCCCCTTGGGTTGAGGCCATTAGCGGTCATCAGCCGGCCCTTCCCGTCCAATTTCCAGTATCAGAAGTAACCTTAACTGAACCCATTTGGATCGCCGATAAAGATGCCTTTGTTGCCGCCATTCCTGCGCCCCAACTGCGCTTTACCTATGGCATTGAATTCGACTTAGCGGCGATCGGTCAACAATGGCACAGTTGGCAACCCGATCGCGAATCCTTTAGCACCACCGTTGCTCCCGCTCGCACCTTTGGACTGGCTCACCAAATTGAAACCTTACGGGCGCAGGGGTTAATCAAAGGTGGTAGTCTGGATAATGCCCTCGTTTGCGGCCCTGAAGGTTGGCTCAATCCTCCCTTGCGATTTGCCAATGAACCTGCCCGCCATAAACTCTTAGACCTGGTGGGAGACCTGAGTTTATTGGGAGTTCCTCCTGTGGCTCACTATCTGGCATTTAAGGCCAGCCATCACCTTCATGTGCAACTGGCGAGGAAAATTGCCCAACTGATCTAATCCCTGTTGTTTATCGTCTAACCCATGTCCACAGAAACTGAGACTAGCCCAGAAACCCCTGCTCTTGATCCAACCAACATCGTTTTCAGTGTCGAAGAGATTCAGAAAATTATTCCCCATCGTTATCCCTTTGCTCTGGTAGACCGGATTATTGCCTATGAGCCAGGCAAATCAGCAGTAGGACTAAAAAACATCACGTTCAATGAACCCCAGTTTCAAGGGCATTTTCCGGGTCGTCCCATTATGCCAGGTGTACTAATGGTTGAAGCCATGGCTCAAGTGGGAGGCATTGTAGTCGTGCAAATGGACAACTTTCCCAGCGGATTATTTGCCTTTGCAGGTATCGATAAGGTTAAATTTCGCCGGCCTGTAGTGCCTGGAGATCAGTTAATTATTACCGCAGAAATTACCAAAGCTATGCCAAAACGCGGTTTTGTGATGATGAAAGGGACAATAGAAGTTAATGGTCAAGAAGTCAATGGTAAACCAATTGTAGAA
The Roseofilum reptotaenium CS-1145 DNA segment above includes these coding regions:
- a CDS encoding BamA/TamA family outer membrane protein, with protein sequence KLAFTLFSEMQENAITEDKTLAFTSLPQPQPLAENSEKLAFTPFSEMQENAITQEQTLAFTSLPQPQQLGENSEKLAFTPFLGIKEVETAPATPVFLNAQLSQNDSSPSEPRVLVAEIVVSGVDGDLRNRVFDVISTQAGRTTTRTRLQEDIDAIFATGFFSNVRATPEDTPLGVRVTFEVTPNPILRQVNINANPGTDIPSVVPQEVIDEIFGDQYGNILNLRRFQVSIQDLNTWYQENGYILAQVVDAPDVSDEGTVTLMIPEGVIEGIDIVYLNRDGQDTEEDGTPVKGRTREFIVTRQLSLQPGDIFNRDTIQGDLQRVFGLGIFQDVNVTLNPGTDPTKVVVVLNVQEQNTGSIAAGGGISSASGLFGSLSYQETNFGGNNQTLRTEVQLGTRDFLFDVSFSDPWIGGDPKRTSYTTNGFRRRSISLVYDGDEDPIRLDNGDRPRVLRTGAGIRFSRPLGENPLKPDWLASLGIQYQRVSIRDADNELTARDEDGQRLAFHNTGIDDLFMLQFGMVSDRRNNPAQPTTGSVTRFSIEQSIPVTSVVMSRLRGSYTFFVPVKFTDFTEGPQALAFQIEGGATFGDLPPYEAFILGGLESVRGFAEGDVGSGRYFLEGTVEYRFPVSRLLGGVLFLDGATNLGSGNAVIGNPSGRRGLPGSGASAGIGVRVNTPLGPIRIDYGFNTDGGSRVHFGIGEKF
- the lpxC gene encoding UDP-3-O-acyl-N-acetylglucosamine deacetylase, which encodes MAIATSLNQPFTQSGVGLHSGLETQVNVLPAEPGSGRYFVRVDLRDQPTIPASIETVKSTVLSTELAIEETSVRTVEHLLASLLALGITDARIEINGPEVPLLDGSAAPWVEAISGHQPALPVQFPVSEVTLTEPIWIADKDAFVAAIPAPQLRFTYGIEFDLAAIGQQWHSWQPDRESFSTTVAPARTFGLAHQIETLRAQGLIKGGSLDNALVCGPEGWLNPPLRFANEPARHKLLDLVGDLSLLGVPPVAHYLAFKASHHLHVQLARKIAQLI
- the fabZ gene encoding 3-hydroxyacyl-ACP dehydratase FabZ; the protein is MSTETETSPETPALDPTNIVFSVEEIQKIIPHRYPFALVDRIIAYEPGKSAVGLKNITFNEPQFQGHFPGRPIMPGVLMVEAMAQVGGIVVVQMDNFPSGLFAFAGIDKVKFRRPVVPGDQLIITAEITKAMPKRGFVMMKGTIEVNGQEVNGKPIVEGELKFAILSEE